Proteins encoded together in one Xenopus laevis strain J_2021 chromosome 6L, Xenopus_laevis_v10.1, whole genome shotgun sequence window:
- the znf569.L gene encoding zinc finger protein 569 L homeolog isoform X2, whose product MFRITKVEPSYGQNELEPTDYPTDWTAVEEKPDITRITIGEKEEAEHPTNDWETDEGFSDGWKPCKLQQGKMDKENLFLGFDMVKNAKHLRQLLVKPVNTAVPKKNKANKGFASQSNTSFPPSLPNGGHEGRLPEQSSSRLQPVLSRRHCLCNVCGKSFMWLSALNIHKRIHTGERPYKCSTCGRGFSQKTNLTRHQRNHTGEKPYGCTVCERRFTQKQHLSKHAKTHERLQNYQCTDCGKSFFNRQQLIKHQKIHRDPKIFLCKECGMCFPLKSNLKMHQKMHVKEAAFERKKSLKEKMLDKLQTRVKLERDSPGPPKRCETAFSWRSVGHPKIHPRERRFICNECGKSFSWWSALLMHMRMHTGEKPYKCSECGKGFRGCQSLTIHQRTHTGERPYKCMQCGKSFSQRPNLVRHQRKHTGEKPYVCPHCGKGFTQKQHMTKHLHVHSTDRQYKCKECGVVFKDLVTLSQHRKVHVKEQVCSCTVCGKNFIWLPKRTTSQKRPVKGKRKKCPQCEKVCKSQVNKKRSQGRAARNQALSIQREKVGPLQKQIKVKPFHCDQCGKSFGWWSAFNIHQRRHTGEKPYACTECGKNFTWWSALIIHQRTHTGERPFKCQSCGKSFSQKPNLVRHLRRHTGEKPYQCNECGKRFTQKQHLSKHQNTHGQGGDLRRGSRAGKKTTARRDLPRHLVESEALYNALPAVDFSQPLMSLPTESHALPKLFYHTKRPS is encoded by the exons ATGTTCCGGATCACCAAGGTGGAGCCTTCCTATGGGCAGAATGAACTGGAGCCGACAGATTATCCTACAGACTGGACTGCAGTGGAAGAGAAACCCGACATAACCAGGATCACTATAGGTG AAAAGGAGGAAGCAGAGCATCCGACCAATGACTGGGAGACGGATGAGGGATTCTCTGATGGGTGGAAGCCCTGTAAGCTGCAGCAGGGAAAGATGGACAAAGAGAATTTGTTCTTGGGTTTTGACATGGTGAAGAATGCAAAGCATCTGCGCCAACTCTTGGTCAAGCCAGTGAACACTGCAGTTCCaaagaagaacaaggcaaataaaggCTTTGCCTCTCAGAGTAACACAAGTTTTCCACCCTCCTTGCCTAATGGTGGCCATGAAGGAAGGCTTCCTGAACAGAGTTCATCCCGGCTGCAGCCTGTGCTAAGCAGAAGGCACTGCCTGTGTAACGTATGTGGAAAGAGCTTTATGTGGCTGTCTGCTCTGAATATACACAAGCGTATACACACTGGGGAGAGACCCTACAAGTGCAGCACCTGCGGCCGAGGCTTCAGCCAAAAGACAAACCTCACACGGCACCAAAGGaaccacacaggggagaaaccatatgGGTGCACTGTGTGTGAAAGGCGCTTTACTCAGAAACAACACTTGTCCAAACACGCAAAGACTCATGAACGTCTTCAGAATTACCAATGCACTGACTGTGGGAAAAGCTTCTTTAACCGCCAACAGTTAATAAAGCATCAAAAAATCCACAGGGACCCGAAGATCTTCCTGTGCAAAGAATGCGGCATGTGCTTCCCGCTAAAGTCCAATCTGAAAATGCACCAAAAGATGCATGTGAAGGAGGCGGCTTTTGAACGGAAGAAGTCCCTGAAAGAAAAAATGCTGGATAAATTACAAACCCGAGTGAAGTTGGAGCGGGATAGTCCAGGTCCACCTAAAAGATGCGAGACGGCATTCAGCTGGAGATCAGTAGGACATCCAAAAATTCATCCGCGAGAGAGGAGGTTTATATGTAATGAATGCGGAAAGAGCTTCAGCTGGTGGTCCGCTCTTCTGATGCACATGAGAAtgcacactggagagaaaccataTAAGTGCAGTGAGTGTGGGAAGGGTTTCAGAGGCTGCCAGTCACTCACAATCCACCAAAGAACTCACACGGGTGAGCGCCCCTATAAGTGTATGCAGTGTGGCAAGAGCTTTAGTCAGAGACCCAACTTGGTGCGACATCAGAGGAaacacactggggagaaaccctATGTCTGCCCACATTGCGGTAAAGGTTTCACACAGAAACAGCACATGACAAAACACCTCCACGTCCATTCAACAGACCGGCAGTACAAGTGCAAAGAGTGTGGAGTGGTCTTCAAGGACCTGGTGACACTTTCCCAGCACAGGAAGGTCCATGTTAAAGAACAGGTTTGTAGCTGTACTGTGTGTGGGAAGAACTTTATCTGGCTGCCTAAAAGGACCACGTCACAGAAACGTCCCGTAAAAGGGAAAAGGAAGAAATGCCCACAGTGTGAGAAGGTTTGTAAGAGCCAAGTCAATAAGAAGCGGTCACAGGGAAGGGCAGCTAGAAATCAGGCTCTCTCCATACAGAGAGAGAAAGTCGGACCTTTACAAAAGCAAATCAAAGTGAAACCATTTCACTGCGATCAGTGCGGGAAAAGCTTTGGCTGGTGGTCGGCCTTCAACATTCACCAGAGGagacacacaggggagaaaccctatGCCTGCACGGAGTGTGGCAAGAACTTCACATGGTGGTCTGCCCTTATTATCCATCAGCGCACCCACACTGGGGAGAGGCCGTTCAAATGTCAGTCCTGCGGCAAAAGCTTCAGCCAGAAACCCAACCTTGTCCGGCACTTGCGGAGGCACACGGGGGAAAAACCATATCAGTGTAACGAGTGCGGGAAGAGATTCACCCAGAAGCAACATCTGTCCAAACACCAAAATACTCACGGCCAAGGAGGAGATCTCAGGAGGGGATCGCgggctggaaaaaaaacaacggCAAGGAGAGATCTTCCTAGACACTTGGTAGAGTCCGAGGCTCTGTACAATGCTCTACCTGCTGTGGACTTCAGTCAACCTTTAATGAGTCTGCCCACTGAATCCCATGCGCTTCCCAAGCTATTCTATCACACAAAACGGCCTTCTTAA
- the LOC108718650 gene encoding uncharacterized protein LOC108718650 gives MISTDSNSSTDSQPATNAEAKKQQKPAQPPERPKMSREDIATEWEVSDVGPSVVFNLPSMSSAFSEPLPPACSAQLPSGIKYVTLPSGNTNVHLPADNINVQPLSDRRKDSDMDICGDGEASDIVLNLPYLSTDFKYKLLPPATCNAELNVPLPPRSTDGNFPPRSPNVNLLPRSTNVNLPPRSPNVNLPPRSTNVNLPPRSPNVNLSPRSTNVNLPPRSPNVNLPPRSPNVNLPPRSTNVNLPPRSTNGNFPPRSTNGNLPPRSPNVNFPLRSPNVNLPPRSPNGNLPPRSTDRNFPPRSTNVNLPPSITYVNLPPGSPNVNLPPRSPNVNLPPRSSDIHLPPATKTAPLHRCPSKAPVPTDTRDSSCPINIVKSPCHQPVDTGPLSQMGALLDQVVHTHSALLGSEEFLSLARDIIQQRIEAQTQSHHRLIEDRQRHRIEKMEMAQMQKYYGKNSSTSPPFSSEHFPEFRDASEDADWLLLNFEKLCVMCKVPEPEWVCFLPDTLKGKALGCYCDVPMGACCDYPMIKAALLKPYNGDPDIHRIKFRNMERKAEETFSSFYQRLQYRYDRWMDTANVKKFKDCYKPLVLEQLLQKCPPKVRHKILQQKDCTPNQAAQIADEKVSVHQETVSRPKLNKYPSSPKPDGNSNASHQYFIADKENILDFLDFFECRCTFHKLPKSHWVKYLYSKLMGKVLGVCLSIPQEHKDDYNFVKAKILRFYEITPQTHWVKFQTLQRQPGETFTDFYQTLLCHYNRLIAAYEVKTFEQCRNLIVVKQLLTQCPTEVKSMTCKQRTLTPEVLARTADKYLILHPDLQQNQTSKKLVSEVPPIVRPTQVTFQDGSTFSRCSSAETVQRKQDFPWP, from the exons ATGATCTCCACTGACAGTAACAGCTCCACAGATTCCCAGCCGGCCACCAATGCTGAGGCCAAGAAGCAGCAGAAACCAGCGCAGCCTCCTGAGAGGCCGAAGATGAGCCGTGAGGATATTGCCACAGAATGGGAAGTGAGTGATGTAGGACCCAGTGTTGTATTCAACCTCCCTTCTATGTCTTCAGCCTTCAGCGAGCCTTTGCCTCCAGCTTGTTCTGCCCAGTTACCATCAGGCATCAAATATGTGACTTTGCCTTCAGGCAACACTAATGTTCATCTGCCTGCAGACAATATAAATGTTCAGCCTCTGTCTGACAGGAGAAAGGACAGTGATATGGATATTTGTGGAGATGGGGAAGCCAGTGATATAGTATTGAATCTCCCTTATTTGTCTACAGACTTTAAATATAAACTTTTGCCTCCAGCCACTTGTAATGCTGAGTTGAATGTTCCTCTGCCTCCAAGATCAACTGATGGGAATTTTCCTCCAAGATCCCCTAATGTGAATTTGCTGCCAAGATCCACTAATGTGAATTTGCCTCCAAGATCCCCTAATGTGAATTTGCCGCCAAGATCCACTAATGTGAATTTGCCTCCAAGATCCCCTAATGTGAATTTGTCTCCAAGATCCACTAATGTGAATTTGCCTCCAAGATCCCCTAATGTGAATTTGCCTCCAAGATCCCCTAATGTGAATTTGCCTCCAAGATCCACTAATGTGAATTTGCCGCCAAGATCAACTAATGGGAATTTTCCTCCAAGATCCACTAATGGGAATTTGCCTCCAAGATCCCCTaatgtgaatttccctttaagatcCCCTAATGTGAATTTGCCTCCAAGATCCCCTAATGGGAATTTGCCTCCAAGATCAACTGATAGGAATTTTCCTCCAAGATCCACTAatgtgaatttgcccccaagcatCACTTATGTGAATTTGCCTCCAGGATCCCCTAATGTGAATTTGCCTCCAAGATCCCCTAATGTGAATTTGCCGCCAAG AAGCAGTGATATTCATTTGCCTCCAGCCACCAAAACTGCCCCATTGCATAGGTGCCCAAGCAAAGCTCCAGTGCCTACAGACACCAGAGATTCTTCTTGCCCCATCA ATATTGTCAAATCTCCCTGCCATCAGCCTGTAGACACTGGGCCTCTCTCCCAGATGGGTGCTCTCTTAGACCAAGTGGTCCACACACACTCGGCCTTACTGGGAAGTGAAGAGTTCCTGAGCCTAGCAAGAGACATCATTCAGCAGAGAATAGAAGCACAAACTCAGTCGCACCACAGACTAATAGAAGACCGCCAGCGTCATAGGATAGAGAAGATGGAGATGGCCCAGATGCAGAAATATTATGGTAAGAACAGCTCAACATCACCACCATTTTCTTCTGAGCATTTCCCAGAGTTCCGGGATGCGAGTGAAGATGCCGATTGGCTCCTGCTGAATTTTGAGAAACTCTGTGTCATGTGCAAAGTGCCTGAACCAGAATGGGTCTGTTTTCTGCCCGACACTCTCAAAGGCAAGGCCTTGGGGTGCTACTGTGATGTGCCTATGGGTGCCTGCTGCGATTACCCAATGATAAAAGCAGCCTTGCTGAAACCGTACAATGGGGATCCAGATATCCACCGCATCAAGTTCCGAAATATGGAGCGGAAGGCAGAAgagactttttccagcttttaccAGAGACTCCAGTACCGCTATGACCGATGGATGGACACTGCTAACGTCAAGAAGTTCAAGGACTGCTATAAGCCTCTAGTGTTGGAACAGTTGCTCCAGAAGTGTCCGCCCAAAGTCAGGCACAAGATTCTGCAGCAAAAGGACTGTACCCCAAATCAGGCTGCCCAAATTGCAGATGAAAAAGTCAGTGTGCACCAGGAAACGGTTTCTCGGCCCAAACTGAATAAATACCCATCTTCACCCAAACCTGATGGAAATTCAAATGCTTCacatcaatattttattgcagaCAAGGAAAACATTTTGGATTTCCTGGATTTCTTTGAGTGCCGTTGCACCTTTCATAAACTGCCCAAATCCCACTGGGTCAAATATTTATACAGCAAACTGATGGGGAAAGTGCTGGGTGTCTGCTTGTCCATCCCACAAGAACACAAGGATGACTATAActttgtaaaggcaaaaatattaaGGTTTTATGAAATCACACCACAGACCCATTGGGTCAAGTTCCAAACCCTCCAACGTCAGCCTGGTGAAACCTTCACTGATTTTTATCAGACGCTTCTATGTCATTATAACAGGTTGATTGCGGCGTATGAAGTTAAGACTTTTGAGCAGTGCCGAAACCTAATAGTGGTAAAACAACTTCTCACTCAGTGCCCTACTGAAGTAAAGAGTATGACTTGTAAGCAAAGGACCCTCACTCCAGAAGTGCTAGCCAGAACTGCCGATAAGTATTTGATCCTCCATCCGGATCTGCAGCAGAATCAAACCTCCAAGAAACTGGTCTCTGAGGTGCCGCCGATTGTACGGCCAACCCAAGTAACTTTCCAAGATGGAAGTACCTTCTCAAGATGTTCTTCAGCAGAAACAGTTCAGAGGAAGCAGGACTTCCCTTGGCCATGA
- the znf569.L gene encoding zinc finger protein 569 L homeolog isoform X1 gives MRPEQRRSDVMFRITKVEPSYGQNELEPTDYPTDWTAVEEKPDITRITIGEKEEAEHPTNDWETDEGFSDGWKPCKLQQGKMDKENLFLGFDMVKNAKHLRQLLVKPVNTAVPKKNKANKGFASQSNTSFPPSLPNGGHEGRLPEQSSSRLQPVLSRRHCLCNVCGKSFMWLSALNIHKRIHTGERPYKCSTCGRGFSQKTNLTRHQRNHTGEKPYGCTVCERRFTQKQHLSKHAKTHERLQNYQCTDCGKSFFNRQQLIKHQKIHRDPKIFLCKECGMCFPLKSNLKMHQKMHVKEAAFERKKSLKEKMLDKLQTRVKLERDSPGPPKRCETAFSWRSVGHPKIHPRERRFICNECGKSFSWWSALLMHMRMHTGEKPYKCSECGKGFRGCQSLTIHQRTHTGERPYKCMQCGKSFSQRPNLVRHQRKHTGEKPYVCPHCGKGFTQKQHMTKHLHVHSTDRQYKCKECGVVFKDLVTLSQHRKVHVKEQVCSCTVCGKNFIWLPKRTTSQKRPVKGKRKKCPQCEKVCKSQVNKKRSQGRAARNQALSIQREKVGPLQKQIKVKPFHCDQCGKSFGWWSAFNIHQRRHTGEKPYACTECGKNFTWWSALIIHQRTHTGERPFKCQSCGKSFSQKPNLVRHLRRHTGEKPYQCNECGKRFTQKQHLSKHQNTHGQGGDLRRGSRAGKKTTARRDLPRHLVESEALYNALPAVDFSQPLMSLPTESHALPKLFYHTKRPS, from the exons ATGCGCCCAGAGCAGCG AAGATCAGATGTTATGTTCCGGATCACCAAGGTGGAGCCTTCCTATGGGCAGAATGAACTGGAGCCGACAGATTATCCTACAGACTGGACTGCAGTGGAAGAGAAACCCGACATAACCAGGATCACTATAGGTG AAAAGGAGGAAGCAGAGCATCCGACCAATGACTGGGAGACGGATGAGGGATTCTCTGATGGGTGGAAGCCCTGTAAGCTGCAGCAGGGAAAGATGGACAAAGAGAATTTGTTCTTGGGTTTTGACATGGTGAAGAATGCAAAGCATCTGCGCCAACTCTTGGTCAAGCCAGTGAACACTGCAGTTCCaaagaagaacaaggcaaataaaggCTTTGCCTCTCAGAGTAACACAAGTTTTCCACCCTCCTTGCCTAATGGTGGCCATGAAGGAAGGCTTCCTGAACAGAGTTCATCCCGGCTGCAGCCTGTGCTAAGCAGAAGGCACTGCCTGTGTAACGTATGTGGAAAGAGCTTTATGTGGCTGTCTGCTCTGAATATACACAAGCGTATACACACTGGGGAGAGACCCTACAAGTGCAGCACCTGCGGCCGAGGCTTCAGCCAAAAGACAAACCTCACACGGCACCAAAGGaaccacacaggggagaaaccatatgGGTGCACTGTGTGTGAAAGGCGCTTTACTCAGAAACAACACTTGTCCAAACACGCAAAGACTCATGAACGTCTTCAGAATTACCAATGCACTGACTGTGGGAAAAGCTTCTTTAACCGCCAACAGTTAATAAAGCATCAAAAAATCCACAGGGACCCGAAGATCTTCCTGTGCAAAGAATGCGGCATGTGCTTCCCGCTAAAGTCCAATCTGAAAATGCACCAAAAGATGCATGTGAAGGAGGCGGCTTTTGAACGGAAGAAGTCCCTGAAAGAAAAAATGCTGGATAAATTACAAACCCGAGTGAAGTTGGAGCGGGATAGTCCAGGTCCACCTAAAAGATGCGAGACGGCATTCAGCTGGAGATCAGTAGGACATCCAAAAATTCATCCGCGAGAGAGGAGGTTTATATGTAATGAATGCGGAAAGAGCTTCAGCTGGTGGTCCGCTCTTCTGATGCACATGAGAAtgcacactggagagaaaccataTAAGTGCAGTGAGTGTGGGAAGGGTTTCAGAGGCTGCCAGTCACTCACAATCCACCAAAGAACTCACACGGGTGAGCGCCCCTATAAGTGTATGCAGTGTGGCAAGAGCTTTAGTCAGAGACCCAACTTGGTGCGACATCAGAGGAaacacactggggagaaaccctATGTCTGCCCACATTGCGGTAAAGGTTTCACACAGAAACAGCACATGACAAAACACCTCCACGTCCATTCAACAGACCGGCAGTACAAGTGCAAAGAGTGTGGAGTGGTCTTCAAGGACCTGGTGACACTTTCCCAGCACAGGAAGGTCCATGTTAAAGAACAGGTTTGTAGCTGTACTGTGTGTGGGAAGAACTTTATCTGGCTGCCTAAAAGGACCACGTCACAGAAACGTCCCGTAAAAGGGAAAAGGAAGAAATGCCCACAGTGTGAGAAGGTTTGTAAGAGCCAAGTCAATAAGAAGCGGTCACAGGGAAGGGCAGCTAGAAATCAGGCTCTCTCCATACAGAGAGAGAAAGTCGGACCTTTACAAAAGCAAATCAAAGTGAAACCATTTCACTGCGATCAGTGCGGGAAAAGCTTTGGCTGGTGGTCGGCCTTCAACATTCACCAGAGGagacacacaggggagaaaccctatGCCTGCACGGAGTGTGGCAAGAACTTCACATGGTGGTCTGCCCTTATTATCCATCAGCGCACCCACACTGGGGAGAGGCCGTTCAAATGTCAGTCCTGCGGCAAAAGCTTCAGCCAGAAACCCAACCTTGTCCGGCACTTGCGGAGGCACACGGGGGAAAAACCATATCAGTGTAACGAGTGCGGGAAGAGATTCACCCAGAAGCAACATCTGTCCAAACACCAAAATACTCACGGCCAAGGAGGAGATCTCAGGAGGGGATCGCgggctggaaaaaaaacaacggCAAGGAGAGATCTTCCTAGACACTTGGTAGAGTCCGAGGCTCTGTACAATGCTCTACCTGCTGTGGACTTCAGTCAACCTTTAATGAGTCTGCCCACTGAATCCCATGCGCTTCCCAAGCTATTCTATCACACAAAACGGCCTTCTTAA
- the znf569.L gene encoding zinc finger protein 569 L homeolog (The RefSeq protein has 2 substitutions compared to this genomic sequence), giving the protein MDKENLFLGFDMVKNAKHLRQLLVKPVNTAVPKKNKANKGFASQSNTSFPPSLPNGGHEGRLPEQSSSRLQPVLSRRHCLCNVCGKSFMWLSALNIHKRIHTGERPYKCSTCGRGFSQKTNLTRHQRNHTGEKPYGCTVCERRFTQKQHLSKHAKTHERLQNYQCTDCGKSFFNRQQLIKHQKIHRDPKIFLCKECGMCFPLKSNLKMHQKMHVKEAAFERKKSLKEKMLDKLQTRVKLERDSPGPPKRCETAFSWRSVGHPKIHPRERRFICNECGKSFSWWSALLMHMRMHTGEKPYKCSECGKGFRGCQSLTIHQRTHTGERPYKCMQCGKSFSQRPNLVRHQRKHTGEKPYVCPHCGKGFTQKQHMTKHLHVHSTDRQYKCKECGVVFKDLVTLSQHRKVHVKEQVCSCTVCGKNFIWLPKGTTSQKRPVKGKRKKCPQCEKVCKSQVNKKRSQGRAARNQALSIQREKVGPLQKQIKVKPFHCDQCGKSFGWWSAFNIHQRRHTGEKPYACTECGKNFTWWSALIIHQRTHTGERPFKCQSCGKSFSQKPNLVRHLRRHTGEKPYQCNECGKRFTQKQHLSKHQNTHGQGGDLRRGSRAGKKTTARRDLPRHLVESEALYNALPAVDFSQPLMSLPTESHALPKLFYHTKRPF; this is encoded by the coding sequence ATGGACAAAGAGAATTTGTTCTTGGGTTTTGACATGGTGAAGAATGCAAAGCATCTGCGCCAACTCTTGGTCAAGCCAGTGAACACTGCAGTTCCaaagaagaacaaggcaaataaaggCTTTGCCTCTCAGAGTAACACAAGTTTTCCACCCTCCTTGCCTAATGGTGGCCATGAAGGAAGGCTTCCTGAACAGAGTTCATCCCGGCTGCAGCCTGTGCTAAGCAGAAGGCACTGCCTGTGTAACGTATGTGGAAAGAGCTTTATGTGGCTGTCTGCTCTGAATATACACAAGCGTATACACACTGGGGAGAGACCCTACAAGTGCAGCACCTGCGGCCGAGGCTTCAGCCAAAAGACAAACCTCACACGGCACCAAAGGaaccacacaggggagaaaccatatgGGTGCACTGTGTGTGAAAGGCGCTTTACTCAGAAACAACACTTGTCCAAACACGCAAAGACTCATGAACGTCTTCAGAATTACCAATGCACTGACTGTGGGAAAAGCTTCTTTAACCGCCAACAGTTAATAAAGCATCAAAAAATCCACAGGGACCCGAAGATCTTCCTGTGCAAAGAATGCGGCATGTGCTTCCCGCTAAAGTCCAATCTGAAAATGCACCAAAAGATGCATGTGAAGGAGGCGGCTTTTGAACGGAAGAAGTCCCTGAAAGAAAAAATGCTGGATAAATTACAAACCCGAGTGAAGTTGGAGCGGGATAGTCCAGGTCCACCTAAAAGATGCGAGACGGCATTCAGCTGGAGATCAGTAGGACATCCAAAAATTCATCCGCGAGAGAGGAGGTTTATATGTAATGAATGCGGAAAGAGCTTCAGCTGGTGGTCCGCTCTTCTGATGCACATGAGAAtgcacactggagagaaaccataTAAGTGCAGTGAGTGTGGGAAGGGTTTCAGAGGCTGCCAGTCACTCACAATCCACCAAAGAACTCACACGGGTGAGCGCCCCTATAAGTGTATGCAGTGTGGCAAGAGCTTTAGTCAGAGACCCAACTTGGTGCGACATCAGAGGAaacacactggggagaaaccctATGTCTGCCCACATTGCGGTAAAGGTTTCACACAGAAACAGCACATGACAAAACACCTCCACGTCCATTCAACAGACCGGCAGTACAAGTGCAAAGAGTGTGGAGTGGTCTTCAAGGACCTGGTGACACTTTCCCAGCACAGGAAGGTCCATGTTAAAGAACAGGTTTGTAGCTGTACTGTGTGTGGGAAGAACTTTATCTGGCTGCCTAAAAGGACCACGTCACAGAAACGTCCCGTAAAAGGGAAAAGGAAGAAATGCCCACAGTGTGAGAAGGTTTGTAAGAGCCAAGTCAATAAGAAGCGGTCACAGGGAAGGGCAGCTAGAAATCAGGCTCTCTCCATACAGAGAGAGAAAGTCGGACCTTTACAAAAGCAAATCAAAGTGAAACCATTTCACTGCGATCAGTGCGGGAAAAGCTTTGGCTGGTGGTCGGCCTTCAACATTCACCAGAGGagacacacaggggagaaaccctatGCCTGCACGGAGTGTGGCAAGAACTTCACATGGTGGTCTGCCCTTATTATCCATCAGCGCACCCACACTGGGGAGAGGCCGTTCAAATGTCAGTCCTGCGGCAAAAGCTTCAGCCAGAAACCCAACCTTGTCCGGCACTTGCGGAGGCACACGGGGGAAAAACCATATCAGTGTAACGAGTGCGGGAAGAGATTCACCCAGAAGCAACATCTGTCCAAACACCAAAATACTCACGGCCAAGGAGGAGATCTCAGGAGGGGATCGCgggctggaaaaaaaacaacggCAAGGAGAGATCTTCCTAGACACTTGGTAGAGTCCGAGGCTCTGTACAATGCTCTACCTGCTGTGGACTTCAGTCAACCTTTAATGAGTCTGCCCACTGAATCCCATGCGCTTCCCAAGCTATTCTATCACACAAAACGGCCTTCTTAA